The following are encoded together in the Solenopsis invicta isolate M01_SB chromosome 14, UNIL_Sinv_3.0, whole genome shotgun sequence genome:
- the LOC105208190 gene encoding soluble lamin-associated protein of 75 kDa yields the protein MICSRCGKCVQTRTIRLDLPSLNIQGDVRRVDCIDGDHFIAVTLNDEIIDVNGTCCNRLDDGWREVQTDRDKVLFYTLSQIVYPHFDTPRPEKLESLYALADEPDVVFLRWKEGKAIGFYTVKPTGTEVFSTKERYMMPVVDTAYVRSEYRNQGFGTEILSDVIARFPNEDIGFSKPISSGMLRLLKTFLTNHKEHRLRFWEIADCDINGSQQLIWCSLKRLAL from the exons ATGTGGGAAATGTGTACAAACAAGAACGATCCGACTCGATCTGCCGAGCTTGAACATTCAGGGCGATGTCCGTCGCGTAGACTGCATTGATGGCGATCATTTCATAGCCGTAACACTAAACGATGAGATAATCGATGTTAATGGTACTTGTTGCAATCGACTCGACGATGGATGGCGGGAGGTCCAAACGGATCGTGATAAGGTGCTTTTCTACACGCTGAGTCAGATAGTTTATCCACACTTCGACACGCCACGACCAGAAAAGCTCGAGTCGTTGTATGCTCTGGCAGACGAGCCCGATGTCGTGTTCCTAAGGTGGAAAGAAGGCAAAGCGATCGGGTTTTACACAGTTAAACCTACAG GCACAGAAGTATTCTCGACGAAAGAGAGGTACATGATGCCTGTAGTAGACACGGCGTACGTTCGTTCGGAATATAGGAATCAGGGTTTCGGTACGGAAATCTTGTCGGACGTGATCGCGCGCTTTCCAAACGAAGACATTGGCTTCTCGAAACCAATCTCCAGCGGAATGTTGAGAC TACTAAAGACATTTCTGACGAATCACAAAGAACACCGGCTGCGTTTCTGGGAGATCGCGGACTGCGATATCAATGGGTCTCAGCAATTGATATGGTGCAGCTTGAAAAGACTAGCCTTATGA